AGTTGTGTGTTCATGCATAGGAAACAGCAACGGGGATGGATTAGTTTATGATTCAAGTTTTCCGGTTGATTGTGAAACTTCACTATCAATTTAAGATTCAAGTTACACGCCCTGTATTTTAGAAAAGAGGGAACATGTTACATCAAAAACTCGAAAGACTATCGTAGGATAAAACTAAACCAGATCGGATTATCCGGCTAAATTCGGATCCGAGTGTACAAGATATGGTATAGAGAAATGTCTACCCGGTCAGATTTGAATTCGGATATCGGATATCTCATTCGGATACGATACAAGATACGGTATAACCATAATCCGACGGATAACGGATTATCTGAATTTTAGTCGGATTATCCAACATTAAACATTCGGATCCGTGTTTCAGGCAAAATTCGTTAAATGGCTAAAGTTGGGTATTATCTGTACTGCTAACGGGCCTAAGGCCCATACGTGCTGGTTTGCTAAGGCCTAACCTAGACACAGCCAGGCAGCCAGCCACCGTGCCCATACACGCAACTCTCTCCGTCTCGTTCTCTCCCAGGCGCTCCTCCTGTCGgtaggcggcgccgccgcctctggtACCTCACgcccgtggcggcgcggcggcccgCCGGTTGCCGGCACGCGTTGCAGCAACGAACGCGACCAGGCCTGGTGACGACCGCGACCGGAACACCTCGACCACGCCCCACTTCCACGACCACGCCCCTCCTTGGTAAGTTCTGCCCCTCTCTTTGCTACCAGCAAGCCAAATAGGAGTTCTTTCTGTCAAGCTGAAGCTCGTGAGAAGGGGGGTTGCAAGAAAAGGGGGTTCTTTGAAGTAGTAGTTTCTGGACTATCTACCTTGTATGTGCTGTGTGAATGCATGTTGACTGTTGCATGCTGGCACATGTTGCTGAATGTTTGATGTACTGTGTGCGTGAAAACACGGCAATTTATTTTAGATATGTTAGCTGGCGCTAATCAGTATGGTAATGAAACATCTCTAACCAACTTCTCCAATATACAACAGAACGACGTAGCGTTCAAACGGAATTTTACTTAGCAAGAGGCTCGGTGGTTGCCCAAAATCGGGAGTGACGGTGTGCAAGGAAGACGGGGATCTAGAGGAAGGGTAAACCAAGGAACTCACCGTGAATCGAAAGAGCCTGTCAGGTTTGGTGGCCACCGACAAAGTGGGTTGTCGCCGACGTAGATCTGCAGAGAACCCAAAGAAACGACAAAGAGGGCCGTCACTCTGGTGGCAAGGTAGGTAGCGGTGGCGATGTCGTCGGAGAAGGGAGACGTGGGTAGGAAAAAGGTCAGCGTTGTCGGAGAGTATTGCCTCGGCGAAGACAAGAGCGACCAGAGCAGCAAGATCGGCGCCTGGGTGGGAATGAGATAGGGTACCGGGAGGCGCACGGAGTCGGACAGGGCAGGTCGtaagggcaactccagcagGTTCCTTGGTTTACCCTTCCTCTAGGTCCCCGTCTTCCTTGCACACTATCACTCCCGATTTTAGGCAACCACTGAGCGTCTTGCTAACTGAAATTCCGTTTGAACGCTAGGTTGTTCTGTTGTATATTGGAGAAGTTGGTTATTTTAGTTTCAATCTCCTTGCGATCGCAAGATGTTTCATTACCATACTGATTAGCGTCGGCTAACATATTTAAGATACAATTCCTGTGTTTTCAGCTTACATTATTTCAGTTTAGCATGAACATTATACAAAAGAAATTTTCATGTCTGTGCCCATGTAACATACGCCCCCCGTTtataaattcttgtcatggttttagttcaaatttgcactaaaaccacgacaagaatttaggaacggagtaGATAACAGTTATGACTATATTTACCATAGGCGTTAGAGTTGCTTGCACGGGCAATTCTGCTTGTTTGACTAACAAGATGAATAAGGCAGCCTTACTTTGTAGGTCATTTATTAAATGTTGGTTGATGACAAATGAATGTGCTGAAAATCTAATGGGGGAGACGTGCCCACCTGCTCTCTCCTGTGTGGCGCGCTTTGAGATTTGGGCGAATCAATCCAGCGGTTGTGTTCTCCTATCTCGATACTTCTTCCTCCCGCATCGCCGTAGCGCAGCAGTAGCAGGCTGCAGCGGCGTTGGAGGAGGGGCGACGGAGCAGCCCCTGGGCGGGGAGGCGAGTGGATTGCTGCTGGGGCTGGGCGGCAGATGGAGCCTGCATCAGGCCCGGACGCGATGGACTCGTGGATGGCGGAGGGAGCCCGTGTCAGGCCCAGCCATGACGGACTCGTGGGCGGTGACGGGACCGCGATGGCGCTGCGGCGGAGTAGCGTTGGGCTGCAGCGGCGTTGGGGGAGGCACGGCGGTGGCCTTCCTGCAGCagcccgccgcggcgccggtggcctTCCTGCAGCCTGTCGACTtgccgcccgctcgtcccCTATGCCAATGGGATGTGCCGCCACAGATGACCAATGCCAGTACCGTGTCCAATACCCCGACGGCTCTACCTTGGCCAGCACATACATCTTCGACATGCTTACGCTCAACCCGGCCAAGCCTGCCGCTGCCATCAGTGAGTTCCGGTTCGGTTGCACCCACATGTTAAAGAGACCCTAAGCGCTTCAGCAGCAAGACTGCTGGGATCATGGCGCTCGGACGCGGCACCATGACAAGGAGCAACATCAGGTCGTGTCGATGCCGCCATGGCGGAGAAGTCGGTACCTCCGCATGAGCGTTCGTGTAGGAGGAGCCACCATTTGCTTCCTACACGTGTAGAATGCCCACATATCCTGGTAGTCAGACACAAATAggcccccttcttttcggctGGAGCTTCTTTGGAAGCCAGCTTCAGCTGAATTTCTAGCAGGAGCTGCTGCCCAGAGAAGCCCCAGAAACTGTTATAGccccttcttttcggcttctgcAATTTCAGTTTCTaacagagaagagagaaaagaccATCGATGTGTTCATCCATTGCCAAGGTGCTACCAAAGTTGTTCCATCCAAAATTATTAATCTAATTCTCTGAACAGCCATGAATCAACAATAAAAATTATCCCATGAACCAAACAACAATTAACATCAACATATTGAGCTTGAATCTTGGTAGTTTATTAGGGTTAACCAAACAACAATCAGAAATTGTGCCAATAAAACACAACACTAAAAAACAACATCAATCAGAAATCATGGAAGGAACACACGGGAACAACGACGAGCAGAGGAGGTCGGCCAGGCGGAGTTTGGCCGCGGGGATATGAGGGAAGGAGGATGGTGACGGAGATCTTGGCTTTAGCTGCAGGTTGCGGTGCTGTAGACTTCATCTGGAGAtgggaagaggaggggggggggggggggagggaggaacGCCTAGCGGGCGACGAGCTCCGGGGAGAGGGGAAGATGTGCAGGTGTCGGATCCAGTGGGGATGGGGAGGCGGTGCGGACGGAGgtgatggggaggagggcggctgGTGGAGGGGATGGGGATGAGGGCGGCCAGCGGAGGGATGGAGGGGATGTGTAGGGGGGCGGCGCAGACggagatgaggaggagggcggcgctgCCTGGAACGAGGAACGAATGTGAGGTCTGGGGGCTGAGAGAGCGAACCGTTTTCTTTACGGGATGGAGGCGGTGGCAATCTAGCCGTAAATTCGGTGTGCTCCATTTGCACTACGAGAAGCTGCAGCTTGGAAAAAATGCTCTCAAGaagttttcccttcttttcagtTTGTGGCTTCCTGGGACCCATAAGCTGTCTAGAAGCTGAAAAAAAGGGGGCCATAAGCTGGCTAACCTAGTGATATTTGTTGGAAATCAGCCCAAACTCACACGCAAGCAACAACGATGATCAGCTAGCAAGCTGATTGATTCCGGCCAGACATGCACGTACAACAACAACGCTATGCAAATCGATTAGCAAAGCCGAGCAGCAATATTCACGCCAGGCCACACACGCACGGGAAAGCGATTGTTTTGGATGGCTACAGGTATGTATCGTACctgtgtttctttttttctattttctgggATTGAAAGTTACAGGGGCCCCTTACACGTATAAATGCACGGCAAGGTGCAGTCCGACTCAAAAACTAACTGAATACAAAACCAACTCCTAGACCGACTAGAACTAGAACTAGACATGAACCAGAAATAAACTCCTATATGGATTGATCTTAACTTACAATATTAACCTGGTAAACAAGTGACTATAACCTGGTAACCAAGTGATTTTAACCTGGTAAAACAATTAACGGGAATATAACCTGGTAACCAAGTGACATTAACCTGGTAACCAAGTGACTATAACCTGGTAACCAAGTGATATTTAACCTGGTAAACAAGTGACTATAATCTGGTAACTAAGTGATATTAACATGGTATAAACAAGGGACCATAACCTGGTAAACAAGCGAGAGTCTTTATGTAGGTGCACGTTTGTGCTCAGCAAACTGGTAACCAAATGATATTAACATGGTAAACACGTGATATTAACCTGGTAAACAAACGTGATATTCAACATGGTAATCACGTGGCCATAATGTGGTAAACAAGTGATTTAATATGTTAATCATGTGGTCATAATCTGGTAAAACATTTTCAAACGGGAAAATCATGTTTGATTTAGATAGACGGACAGACACTGCACACATCACCCCATGGTTCACTCCATGAATGTGTTGGCTGATGATTAACGAGGACATAATGCATCAAGCAATATAAAAGTGTGTGCTTGTGCTAGCTGGGTTTGTTCTTTTGACTAAAACTGCTCTTCTGCCACAGATTACACTGGCTAAACCTGAAAAAggaaatgatttttttgtaAGGGTGCGGTCTCCTGAACTCCTATAGATTTGGTACTCCTTCATAATGACCGATCAATACACGCTCGTAGGACCTTGTTTTGCCGTGTGGCTGAACATCTACCCTTCAAAGAACCGTAGTAATTGCTTAATGTCATACGATTTCCACATCAGATTGATCATAGCAACTAGTTGTAATGCAGTAATGCTTTGGACCACTTGACTGTGAGTTTATCACAAGGAAATATTTTCCATTCCCCAGTATCATGTGCACTAACTTGTTATAAGCCTACTTGTTAATCAAATTGatcatttctttctttcatcaAATAGATTATGCAACTCCTAACGTATATCTCATCCAAATTATTTTGTATGTGGAACATGGAAACTGTTCTAGATGAACTATGGTCTGCTTAAATCTTTTTTATTCTTCTCTGTTTACCATCTTTACACAATTCAAATTACAGTGACAGTTGAAGATAGGAGTAGTTATGCTATTTATACTTTCACTAATCATGAATAATCAGCATATGTTTGACCATCTGTAATTATAGACACTTTGGTTTCAGTCTTTTGGTTGTATCTGAATCCTATTTATATTCTACAAGGTGTAGAAGGCATTCCGTTTCCTTGGGTTCTGTGGTTTGCTCGTTAAGAATGGAAAATGGATTTCCTGGTGAAGTTCTCAAGGCCGTTTTCCCTCTACTGGATGGTAAAGACTTAGTCTTTTGCATGCTTGTATGCCGCCAATGGCATGAAATTGCAAAGGATGACTACTTCTGGAAATGCATCTGCTCACGGAAATGGCCTTCCATCTGCAAGCAGCCTCCCTCTGGCACAAACTTCCAAAACCTTTATTTAACGTTCTCCAATCCACGGAAGACAAAGCACCTTCCTGTACCAAAGCTCAATTTCGAGGATCTGGTATTTTACATTGACATGTGGCATGAGGGATCACTGATCTTCTCTCAAGCAGTTTCAGGTTGCATTCTTCGAGCTGGTCTACAGAACACACCTCGGGGGATTCCAGATATACTTGTAGAACATCTGAAAGCCGCAGACTGCATCCTGATGATGGAAGTCAAACCCAAGCTGACAGTACCTACGGGGCCAGCCATCACCGTGTCTGTTCTTGCCCACCGCAAGGATACGGACAAGATGACTTGTATTATTAATACGTCGGCTTTTGATTACATTGACAGCAATGCAGCACGTGCATTGGCATACGAATATCTCAGGTTTTCACCCAGGTACCCGTTCATATCAGACATCCGAGCATGGATGTCCTTGCTTTTCCTGTATAAAGGAACAAGCTCCATAGAGGTATTTGGTATTGAATTAGATTTTTGTGATGCGGCAAGATCGGAGAGTGAGATCCTGTGGCTCCTAGACATGCTTGATTGGAAATAGAAGCTACATCTTTCGTTGTGATTTGAGACTTTGAGGTTTGTAATGTAAAGAATGTTCACGATATTTCCTGTTGTACAGCATACATGCAACCGAACTATATATTGCGCTTTTAAAATGTTGGAATAAAATGGGGGAGGTGCTTCACTTTACCGGCCATCTGATTCGAATTATATCTTGATCTCATATGCCCAGATGACAATCTAGCTTTTGAATCTCAAATATACAGATTTCTCTCCATCTTTCTAATTagaaataagtccattttacccctTGAACTTATCGCAAAGTACAAAAATACCTTGAACTCTGAAACCGGGTATTTTACCTCCCCGAACTTTCAAAACCGTGCACccaatcccccccccccctccctctaCATGTATCCGGCGGTTTCGCAGTGTTGAAGGTGGTTTTGATCCGTTGACTACCATGGTGGCGTTGTCACATGGCACAAGCCGTTGATGTATCCTCCTCCCCGAGCTCGACTCCATATTCTCAAGATGCTTGGCGGCAGCACCGGCACGAGCGGAGATGTCGTTGTCCACGGGCATCGCGGCGAGGGCCTTCACCTCCCGATCAGCGCAATCAAGACCCAcctccagagtccagactGGCGCCACCTCCCGCGGCTCGTGGCAGGTCTTCCTCGAGAGGGGCGAGCGAGAGGGAGGCACAGAGGGACGGCGTGCAAGGGAGAAGGGGAGGGTGGTgcggagagagaagaggaaggtgaggaggaagatgcttggcggcagcagcggtgAAGCAGACCAGTTTCCCTCTCGCCCCTGCCCGATTCTCTTCTGCAGGGGTCGATTCCATCTCTTTCCCGCTGATCCTAAAGAAAGGAACATAATCAAA
This is a stretch of genomic DNA from Brachypodium distachyon strain Bd21 chromosome 1, Brachypodium_distachyon_v3.0, whole genome shotgun sequence. It encodes these proteins:
- the LOC100836838 gene encoding F-box protein At5g39250, whose product is MENGFPGEVLKAVFPLLDGKDLVFCMLVCRQWHEIAKDDYFWKCICSRKWPSICKQPPSGTNFQNLYLTFSNPRKTKHLPVPKLNFEDLVFYIDMWHEGSLIFSQAVSGCILRAGLQNTPRGIPDILVEHLKAADCILMMEVKPKLTVPTGPAITVSVLAHRKDTDKMTCIINTSAFDYIDSNAARALAYEYLRFSPRYPFISDIRAWMSLLFLYKGTSSIEVFGIELDFCDAARSESEILWLLDMLDWK